Below is a window of Camelina sativa cultivar DH55 chromosome 11, Cs, whole genome shotgun sequence DNA.
TCTCTATTGAACAATTGCATAACAACATAATAACTTGATTTGAAAAACATAACAAGATCATCGAATTCCAGTAcacatataaatcaaaatatcgtttcttgatttgtttacGGTTTCAATTAAGTTATATAAATATGTCATTGTCCATTCAATCAAGTAgattcttttattctttttgcacgTTGCATACTCGCATGTAACAACTCAATATATCTTGACAGGTTGTAAGATTTCATTCTACTTGGAATAATAACCCATCACATGGGCATTATTTCATTCAATATATAGTTgtcattttataatttaaaacacaACTAAAAAACCCTAACTCTCATCTCTACATTTGTCATACAACACATCACAAGTCACAACATTCATAAAAAGATAGTTTTAGGGATTTGTTTTTATCCCTTAACTCTGAAAGACAAAGTACTTTATAACTTTACTTCTTCATCGGTGGTTTATTCTCTAAGATTGGCCAATATCTGtaattataattaagctaaCTGACCAAACTTTTTCGGCCTCAGTAACCCACAAAAATAGGAGAACAAAAATGAAAGCTAAAACTTGATATTAATTATTAGGAAATAATTGAGAGCAGTTTTCATCCGGTGTTAATTTGTATAAAAAGTATATTGATAGATCACAAATATATACTTCATTCGTTTTACAAAAAGTATTGTTTTATGGTGACAACCCTCTCTTTCTGGTTATAagtcttatttttatatatacccACTCATATATTGACTATTGCATGTTACATATGCAACGATCCAAAATATCGTCGTGACAGTTTGTAAGATCAATTCATacatcattatattttaaataattccTCACATGAACATTCCAATGGAAAGTTGTCGTTTAGTTTCCAGTCgtcaatttttaattaaaaacacataaaccaaTCTTAATCTTCACCTATAAAAACCCTATCAATATCTCCATATTCTTCACACAAACATCACAAGcttgataaagaagaaaagttataaaaaattcTTGTACCTTTTATAAGAAATACTCTTATTTGAAACTTTACTTCTTTATCAATGGCTTATTCTAAGATAgctcttcttttcctcttcaatGTCATCTTCCTCACCTTGGTCAGCTCGACTTCTGTCCCttgtccaccaccaccatccaAGAGCTATCACAAGAAGCCCTCACCATCGTCTCCTTACCACAAAGCCACATGTAAAGACGCTCTTAAACTCAAGGTATGTGCTAACGTGTTGGATTTGGTTAAGGTTTCTCTACCACCAACGTCCCAGTGTTGCGCTCTCATCGATAATTTAGTTGATCTTGAAGCCGCAGTCTGTCTTTGCACCGCCCTAAAGGCTAATCTTCTTGGTATCAACCTTAACGTTCCAATTTCTTTAAACCTTGTCCTAAACCATTGCGGTAAGAAGGTTCCATCTGGTTTCAAATGTGCCTAGAGATAACACATTCTAAACTGAGATTCTAGATTCcacatttcatttttgttttttttttctttcttaaattccTCGCCTGATGatatctttttctgtttttgtaattCGTTGTATTCATGAAATAAAgagacttttgtttttattaagcAGGTTGCTACTGTTTAAAATAAGTTATTTATACGCATCATAACATCATATgcatataaaacttaaattatagACACAAGTAACATGAATATAATTTCCAACCGTAGGAATCtttgttataattaaaatacttgTATTTGCACGGACTTAATCATGTTATATACTTCTGTCACATTCGCCAgatattaacaattttaaaatttgctAATTAACTCTACTTagcatgcattgcataataCTAATCATTAAATGAGACTCAACCAGCAAACATTCAAATCCCTCTCACGAGAAGTACTACACGATATCTTTTAACTAAAAATGGTAATATATGTTGTCCCATTTCGATACTTgtataaaagaaaatcattgaAAAGACCAAAGCATTCAATACGAAAAGCCAAAGTattataataaaagaagaaggtaACTAATTGCAAAATAAGCCAAAAACATTTGAAAGGAG
It encodes the following:
- the LOC104724682 gene encoding 14 kDa proline-rich protein DC2.15-like, which translates into the protein MAYSKIALLFLFNVIFLTLVSSTSVPCPPPPSKSYHKKPSPSSPYHKATCKDALKLKVCANVLDLVKVSLPPTSQCCALIDNLVDLEAAVCLCTALKANLLGINLNVPISLNLVLNHCGKKVPSGFKCA